A single region of the Nocardioides ochotonae genome encodes:
- the codB gene encoding cytosine permease — protein sequence MSTTPEARATGPGTAAEEPVDPDYPVTPVPLHARKSFLSLAVVLLGFTVFTPTMLAGAALGPAFTFGDLLLVILGGSLILGAYVALMGYVGARTGLTTVVMARYTFGHGGSKLASILLGGTQIGWYGVVVGTIGDLTARAAGWESYGAKASIMVLTSVLMCATACYGYRGMYWVSLVSTPLILVLAFWVVLRSLEEVDGLSGLFAVEPTATMAIPVAITTVVGTFVSAGTQAPNWTRFARTGRQAVWACLIGFLIGNGLMILFGAIGAITFGEGDFVLVLYNLGLVGWGVFLLFGNLWKSNADTAYAFGVAGAELFERPRKTPFVVGGSIIGTALALTGVQNHLVDYLGLLGTFIPPLGGVIIADFFLRWRRGIATGQRTVPLDLRNVAAYALGSLAAWGSKEAEIGIPPLIGIVVAVLAAVLLNRSRADRAGMEASSATR from the coding sequence GTGAGCACCACGCCCGAGGCCCGTGCCACCGGTCCGGGCACGGCGGCCGAGGAGCCGGTCGACCCGGACTACCCGGTCACCCCGGTGCCGCTGCACGCCCGCAAGTCGTTCCTGTCGCTGGCCGTGGTGCTGCTCGGCTTCACCGTCTTCACCCCGACGATGCTCGCCGGCGCCGCCCTCGGTCCGGCGTTCACCTTCGGCGACCTGCTGCTGGTCATCCTCGGGGGCTCCCTGATCCTCGGCGCCTACGTCGCTTTGATGGGCTACGTCGGGGCGCGCACCGGGCTGACCACCGTCGTCATGGCCCGCTACACCTTCGGCCACGGCGGCTCCAAGCTCGCCTCGATCCTGCTCGGCGGCACCCAGATCGGGTGGTACGGCGTGGTCGTCGGCACCATCGGCGACCTGACCGCCCGCGCGGCGGGCTGGGAGTCCTACGGCGCCAAGGCGTCGATCATGGTGCTCACCAGCGTCTTGATGTGCGCCACCGCCTGCTACGGCTACCGCGGGATGTACTGGGTCTCGCTGGTGTCCACGCCGCTGATCCTGGTGCTGGCGTTCTGGGTCGTGCTGCGCTCCCTGGAGGAGGTCGACGGCCTCTCCGGGCTGTTCGCGGTCGAGCCGACCGCGACGATGGCGATCCCGGTCGCGATCACGACGGTGGTCGGCACGTTCGTCTCGGCCGGCACCCAGGCCCCGAACTGGACCCGGTTCGCCCGCACCGGGCGCCAGGCGGTGTGGGCCTGCCTGATCGGGTTCCTGATCGGCAACGGGCTGATGATCCTGTTCGGCGCGATCGGCGCGATCACCTTCGGTGAGGGCGACTTCGTGCTCGTGCTCTACAACCTCGGGCTGGTCGGCTGGGGCGTGTTCCTGCTGTTCGGCAACCTGTGGAAGTCCAACGCCGACACGGCGTACGCCTTCGGCGTCGCGGGGGCCGAGCTCTTCGAGCGACCTCGCAAGACCCCTTTCGTGGTGGGCGGCTCGATCATCGGCACCGCGCTGGCGCTCACCGGCGTGCAGAACCACCTGGTCGACTACCTCGGCCTGCTCGGCACCTTCATCCCACCGCTGGGCGGGGTGATCATCGCCGACTTCTTCCTGCGCTGGCGCCGGGGGATCGCGACCGGGCAGCGCACCGTCCCGCTCGACCTGCGCAACGTCGCGGCGTACGCCCTGGGCAGCCTCGCCGCGTGGGGATCGAAGGAGGCCGAGATCGGCATCCCGCCGCTGATCGGCATCGTGGTCGCGGTGCTGGCGGCGGTGCTGCTGAACCGCTCCCGCGCCGATCGGGCGGGCATGGAGGCGTCGTCAGCGACCCGTTGA
- a CDS encoding nucleoside deaminase, with amino-acid sequence MDDQDRTFLDLAIEQARLGWDEGGIPIGAALVHEGEVLAVGRNRRVQLGSAIRHGETDCIENAGRLPASVYRRSVLYTTLSPCFMCAGTAVLYDIPRIVVGENQTFQASEDWLRSRGVQVDVVDDAACVALMQRMITERPQLWAEDIGEES; translated from the coding sequence ATGGACGACCAGGACCGGACATTCCTCGATCTGGCGATCGAGCAGGCACGACTCGGCTGGGATGAGGGTGGGATCCCCATCGGTGCCGCTCTCGTCCACGAGGGCGAGGTGCTGGCGGTCGGACGCAACCGTCGCGTGCAGCTCGGCAGCGCGATCCGGCACGGCGAGACCGACTGCATCGAGAACGCCGGCCGGCTGCCGGCGTCGGTCTACCGGCGCAGCGTGCTCTACACGACGCTCTCGCCGTGCTTCATGTGCGCCGGCACCGCGGTCCTCTACGACATCCCGCGGATCGTGGTCGGGGAGAACCAGACCTTCCAGGCCTCCGAGGACTGGCTGCGCAGCCGCGGCGTGCAGGTCGACGTGGTCGACGACGCCGCCTGCGTGGCGTTGATGCAGCGGATGATCACCGAGCGCCCCCAGCTGTGGGCCGAGGACATCGGCGAGGAGTCGTGA
- a CDS encoding PucR family transcriptional regulator produces MLPTLREVLALPSFRAAAPEVLGGPLLDLDAVSVRWVHSSEVYEIAGLLAGGEVLLTTGLGLHGRTAAQLTAYVDQLADAGCAALALEIGRSFFEVPAPIVLAAQRRGIPLVALHTVVPFVRMIEDFHDLAVRRRPDAPRLGERVWQEVLAPVVHGQGMRALLDAAARLAGCSVELVDVDGTLVERSRVAVPEWAGECVSADVRGPGGPAGQVVLRGRASARRGAVLQRLAVAVALELGRHPGGEQRPSLAQAVVTDLAAGAIASAADLRDRLAAAGWLPTPGRHLLVAALDVDPRVPAHELVAPLRDALTAELGPVVVGAAGSQVVGLCQGWSRPLPQRVRATLTAAYDALGTSGGGARVLAAAAPVADLADVGAAVAQVREVVQVARRVGTRAGVVLARDLGVPRLLAAGSTPTATAAFVAEQLGPLLEYDIAATADLMRTLDAFVAHSTSKSRTAAALGIRRQSLYARLERIERLLGVSLDDPTQLTCLAVALTAWRMRTGLDPQTAFG; encoded by the coding sequence GTGCTGCCGACCCTGCGCGAGGTGCTCGCGCTCCCCTCGTTCCGTGCCGCCGCCCCCGAGGTGCTGGGCGGCCCCCTCCTCGATCTCGACGCCGTCAGCGTGCGCTGGGTGCACTCCTCGGAGGTCTACGAGATCGCCGGGCTGCTCGCCGGCGGGGAGGTGCTGCTGACCACCGGCCTCGGGCTGCACGGGCGGACCGCGGCGCAGCTCACGGCGTACGTCGACCAGCTCGCGGACGCAGGCTGCGCGGCGCTGGCCCTGGAGATCGGCCGCTCGTTCTTCGAGGTGCCGGCGCCGATCGTGCTGGCCGCCCAGCGCCGCGGGATCCCGCTGGTCGCCCTGCACACCGTGGTGCCGTTCGTGCGGATGATCGAGGACTTCCACGACCTCGCCGTACGCCGCCGCCCCGACGCGCCGCGCCTCGGTGAGCGGGTCTGGCAGGAGGTGCTCGCGCCGGTCGTGCACGGCCAGGGGATGCGCGCGCTGCTCGACGCCGCTGCCCGCCTCGCCGGATGCAGCGTCGAGCTCGTCGACGTCGACGGCACGCTCGTGGAGCGCAGCCGGGTGGCGGTCCCGGAGTGGGCGGGCGAGTGCGTGAGCGCGGACGTGCGGGGCCCCGGTGGTCCGGCCGGCCAGGTCGTGCTCCGCGGACGCGCCAGCGCGCGGCGCGGCGCGGTGCTCCAGCGCCTCGCGGTGGCGGTGGCCCTCGAGCTCGGCCGGCACCCGGGCGGGGAGCAGCGGCCCTCGCTCGCCCAGGCGGTCGTCACCGACCTGGCCGCAGGTGCCATCGCCTCCGCCGCCGACCTGCGCGACCGACTGGCGGCCGCGGGGTGGCTCCCGACGCCGGGTCGGCACCTGCTCGTCGCGGCGCTCGACGTGGACCCACGGGTGCCCGCGCACGAGCTGGTCGCCCCGCTGCGCGACGCGCTCACCGCCGAGCTGGGCCCGGTGGTCGTCGGCGCCGCCGGCAGCCAGGTGGTGGGGCTGTGCCAGGGCTGGAGCCGGCCGCTGCCGCAGCGGGTGCGCGCCACCCTCACCGCGGCGTACGACGCGCTCGGCACATCGGGCGGGGGCGCCCGAGTGCTCGCCGCGGCCGCACCGGTCGCCGACCTGGCCGACGTGGGCGCGGCGGTGGCGCAGGTCCGGGAGGTCGTGCAGGTGGCCCGGCGCGTCGGCACCCGCGCCGGGGTGGTGCTGGCCCGCGACCTCGGGGTGCCGCGACTGCTGGCCGCGGGCTCCACTCCGACCGCGACCGCCGCGTTCGTCGCCGAGCAGCTCGGGCCGCTGCTGGAGTACGACATCGCCGCCACCGCGGACCTGATGCGCACCCTCGACGCGTTCGTGGCCCACAGCACGAGCAAGTCGCGCACCGCCGCGGCGCTCGGCATCCGCCGCCAGTCGCTCTACGCCCGCCTGGAACGGATCGAGCGGCTGCTCGGGGTCTCCCTCGACGACCCCACCCAGCTGACCTGCCTGGCGGTCGCGCTCACCGCCTGGCGGATGCGCACCGGGCTGGACCCGCAGACCGCCTTCGGCTGA
- the radA gene encoding DNA repair protein RadA, which yields MSKTGARASRPSYRCTECGWETGKWVGRCGECQAWGSVAEAAAPVVRAAAAPVTTAAVPIGQVSVSESAFRTSGVPELDRVLGGGLVPGAAILLAGEPGVGKSTLLLEVAAQTARYRHRTLYVTGEESASQVRLRADRTGAVQDELYLAAETDLGAVLTHIEQVRPTLLVVDSVQTIGASGIEGVPGGVTQVKEVAAALVRVAKTRNITTVLVGHVTKDGSIAGPRVLEHLVDVVLHFEGDRNSRFRMVRAMKNRFGPVDEVGCFDLGPEGITAVTDPTGLFVENHHGRVPGTCVAVTMEGRRPMLAEVQALVTHSPLERPRRTTSGLDSSRVAMVLAVLQQHCGVRLHKMDVFASTVGGARLQEPASDLGVAVALASASLGKAVPHGVVAMGEIGLAGELRRLRDLPQRVAEAERLGFRVAVVPCEPGSGDSQVLRAGAPAVSDGIRIMEVPDVASALRVLRLSQQPG from the coding sequence ATGTCGAAGACCGGTGCCCGTGCCTCCCGCCCGAGCTATCGCTGCACCGAGTGCGGCTGGGAGACCGGCAAGTGGGTCGGCCGCTGCGGGGAGTGCCAGGCCTGGGGCTCGGTCGCCGAGGCCGCCGCGCCCGTCGTGCGCGCCGCCGCGGCCCCGGTGACCACCGCCGCCGTGCCGATCGGGCAGGTGTCGGTGTCCGAGTCGGCCTTCCGCACCAGCGGCGTCCCCGAGCTCGACCGGGTGCTCGGCGGCGGCCTGGTCCCCGGGGCGGCGATCCTGCTGGCCGGCGAGCCGGGCGTCGGCAAGAGCACGCTGCTGCTGGAGGTGGCCGCCCAGACCGCCCGCTACCGCCACCGCACCCTCTACGTCACCGGCGAGGAGTCCGCCTCCCAGGTGCGGCTGCGCGCCGACCGCACCGGCGCGGTGCAGGACGAGCTCTACCTCGCGGCCGAGACCGACCTGGGCGCGGTGCTGACCCACATCGAGCAGGTCCGGCCCACGCTCCTGGTCGTCGACTCGGTGCAGACCATCGGCGCGTCCGGCATCGAGGGCGTCCCCGGCGGGGTCACCCAGGTCAAGGAGGTCGCCGCCGCGCTGGTGCGGGTGGCCAAGACCCGCAACATCACGACCGTCCTGGTCGGCCACGTCACCAAGGACGGCTCGATCGCGGGTCCGCGGGTCCTCGAGCACCTCGTCGACGTCGTCCTGCACTTCGAGGGCGACCGCAACTCCCGCTTCCGGATGGTGCGGGCGATGAAGAACCGCTTCGGCCCGGTCGACGAGGTGGGCTGCTTCGACCTCGGCCCCGAGGGGATCACCGCGGTCACCGACCCCACCGGGCTGTTCGTGGAGAACCACCACGGCCGGGTGCCCGGCACCTGCGTCGCGGTGACCATGGAGGGCCGGCGCCCGATGCTCGCCGAGGTCCAGGCGCTGGTCACCCACAGCCCGCTCGAACGCCCCCGGCGCACCACCTCGGGCCTGGACTCCTCACGGGTGGCGATGGTGCTCGCGGTGCTCCAGCAGCACTGCGGCGTGCGGCTGCACAAGATGGACGTGTTCGCCTCGACCGTCGGAGGCGCACGACTGCAGGAGCCGGCGAGCGACCTCGGGGTCGCGGTGGCGCTCGCCTCGGCCTCGCTGGGCAAGGCGGTCCCCCACGGCGTCGTGGCGATGGGCGAGATCGGTCTGGCCGGCGAGCTGCGCCGGCTGCGCGACCTGCCGCAGCGGGTGGCGGAGGCCGAGCGGCTCGGGTTCCGGGTCGCGGTGGTGCCCTGCGAGCCCGGCAGCGGCGACTCGCAGGTCCTGCGTGCGGGCGCACCGGCGGTCTCCGACGGCATCCGGATCATGGAGGTTCCCGACGTCGCCTCCGCCCTGCGGGTGCTCCGACTCAGCCAGCAGCCGGGCTAG
- a CDS encoding VOC family protein, translated as MRLDHLSFAAGPDGLRGTAQRIGELLGREFVDGGVHPRFGTRNMILPLAGNTYLEIVEALDHPASDKAPFGQAVKARSALGGGWLGWVVAVKDISVVEQRLGRQAVAGNRHLPDGSELRWHQIGINGLIADPQVPYFIEWDASTAPHPSTGADPAWALASLEIAGDPHRVSEWLGETVEAPLEDVKVDWVAPNGTPGVLAIQVQTPRGLVRI; from the coding sequence ATGCGCCTGGACCATCTCTCTTTCGCTGCCGGACCCGACGGACTGCGGGGCACTGCCCAGCGCATCGGGGAGCTCCTCGGACGCGAGTTCGTCGACGGCGGGGTGCACCCGCGCTTCGGCACTCGCAACATGATCCTGCCGCTGGCCGGCAACACCTACCTCGAGATCGTCGAGGCCCTCGACCACCCCGCCTCCGACAAGGCGCCGTTCGGGCAGGCCGTGAAGGCCCGCTCCGCGCTCGGTGGCGGCTGGCTCGGCTGGGTCGTCGCGGTCAAGGACATCTCCGTGGTCGAGCAGCGCCTCGGCCGCCAGGCAGTGGCCGGCAACCGCCACCTGCCCGACGGCAGCGAGCTGCGCTGGCACCAGATCGGCATCAACGGGCTGATCGCTGACCCCCAGGTCCCCTACTTCATCGAGTGGGACGCCTCCACCGCCCCGCACCCCAGCACCGGCGCGGACCCCGCGTGGGCGCTCGCCTCGCTGGAGATCGCCGGCGACCCGCACCGGGTCAGCGAGTGGCTCGGCGAGACCGTCGAGGCGCCGCTGGAGGACGTGAAGGTCGACTGGGTCGCCCCCAACGGCACCCCCGGCGTCCTCGCCATCCAGGTGCAGACCCCGCGCGGCCTGGTCCGGATCTGA
- a CDS encoding HhH-GPD family protein has product MSALHEPLLQWYDEHARDLPWRSPSATPWSVMVSEFMLQQTPVVRVLPVHAQWLERWPTPADLAAETTGEAVRAWGRLGYPRRALRLHAAACALVERFDGAVPPDYDDLRALPGIGDYTAAAIATFAFGRRHVVLDTNVRRVLARTVRGEAMPAPAVTRAERDVAAELLPVDVADAATWSIATMELGALVCTAARPRCEACPVADLCAWRAAGHPAYDGPQRATQAWAGTDRQCRGRLLAVLRDSEGPVHRSSLDAVWSEETQRLRCLAGLVSDGLVARLSADTYALP; this is encoded by the coding sequence GTGAGCGCCCTGCACGAGCCACTCCTCCAGTGGTACGACGAGCACGCCCGCGACCTGCCTTGGCGCTCCCCGTCGGCCACCCCCTGGTCGGTCATGGTCTCGGAGTTCATGCTCCAGCAGACCCCGGTGGTCCGGGTGCTGCCGGTGCACGCGCAGTGGCTCGAGCGCTGGCCGACCCCCGCCGACCTGGCCGCGGAGACCACCGGCGAGGCGGTCCGCGCCTGGGGCCGGCTCGGCTACCCCCGTCGCGCGCTGCGCCTGCACGCCGCCGCGTGCGCCCTCGTGGAGCGCTTCGACGGAGCGGTGCCGCCCGACTACGACGACCTGCGTGCGCTGCCCGGGATCGGCGACTACACCGCGGCCGCCATCGCCACCTTCGCCTTCGGGCGACGCCACGTCGTGCTGGACACCAACGTGCGCCGGGTCCTGGCCCGTACCGTGCGCGGCGAGGCGATGCCGGCCCCCGCGGTCACCCGGGCCGAGCGCGACGTGGCCGCCGAGCTGCTGCCGGTGGACGTGGCCGACGCGGCGACCTGGTCGATCGCGACCATGGAGCTCGGTGCCCTGGTCTGCACGGCCGCGCGCCCGCGCTGCGAGGCCTGCCCGGTCGCCGACCTGTGCGCCTGGCGCGCCGCCGGGCACCCGGCGTACGACGGGCCGCAGCGCGCCACGCAGGCGTGGGCGGGCACCGACCGGCAGTGCCGAGGCCGGCTGCTCGCGGTGCTGCGCGACAGCGAGGGACCGGTGCACCGCAGCTCCCTGGACGCGGTGTGGAGCGAGGAGACCCAGCGGCTGCGCTGCCTGGCCGGGCTCGTCTCGGACGGGCTGGTCGCCCGGCTCTCCGCGGACACCTACGCCCTGCCCTGA
- a CDS encoding proline dehydrogenase family protein, with protein sequence MSLLRQPILLLSRSDRLQDLLTRLPATARMVAGYVAGTGTDDVLAVAEELAADGLSTSLDHLGEDTRELHQADATVAAYLELLGHLPARGLSRSAEVSVKLSAIGLALPDGDRVALENARTICRAARNAGTTITVDMEDHTTTDATLGVLRELRKDFPETGAVLQAQLHRTLDDCRGLAHEGSRVRLCKGAYAAPESVAWTDPNDVDRAFVRCLKILMAGQGHPMIATHDPTLIEVALALAGRHRRPQGSYEFQMLYGVRPEEQRRLAAAGEHVRVYVPYGSQWYPYLVRRMAERPRNLSLFITSLVSKR encoded by the coding sequence ATGTCCCTCCTGCGCCAGCCGATCCTGCTGCTGTCCCGCAGCGACCGACTCCAGGACCTCCTCACCCGGCTCCCGGCGACCGCCCGCATGGTGGCGGGCTACGTCGCCGGGACCGGGACCGACGACGTGCTCGCGGTGGCGGAGGAGCTCGCCGCCGACGGGCTCTCCACCAGCCTGGACCACCTGGGCGAGGACACCCGCGAGCTGCACCAGGCCGACGCGACGGTCGCGGCGTACCTCGAGCTGCTCGGCCACCTGCCCGCGCGCGGGCTGAGCCGCAGCGCGGAGGTCTCGGTCAAGCTCAGCGCGATCGGGCTGGCGCTGCCCGACGGCGACCGGGTGGCCCTCGAGAACGCCCGCACGATCTGCCGGGCCGCCCGCAACGCCGGGACCACGATCACCGTCGACATGGAGGACCACACCACCACCGACGCGACGCTGGGCGTGCTGCGCGAGCTGCGCAAGGACTTCCCGGAGACCGGGGCGGTGCTCCAGGCCCAGCTGCACCGCACCCTCGACGACTGCCGCGGCCTGGCCCACGAGGGCTCGCGGGTGCGGCTGTGCAAGGGCGCCTACGCCGCGCCCGAATCGGTCGCCTGGACCGACCCGAACGACGTGGACCGCGCGTTCGTGCGCTGCTTGAAGATCCTGATGGCCGGGCAGGGCCACCCGATGATCGCCACCCACGACCCGACCCTGATCGAGGTCGCGCTCGCGCTCGCCGGGCGCCACCGCCGTCCGCAGGGGAGCTATGAGTTCCAGATGCTCTACGGCGTGCGACCAGAGGAGCAGCGCCGCCTGGCCGCGGCGGGCGAGCACGTGCGGGTGTACGTTCCCTACGGCTCGCAGTGGTACCCCTACCTCGTGCGGAGGATGGCGGAGCGGCCGCGCAACCTGTCGTTGTTCATCACCTCCCTGGTCTCCAAACGCTGA
- a CDS encoding sugar phosphate isomerase/epimerase family protein: protein MNRIGLSTSSVYPESTAHAFAYAAQVGYDTVEVMVGIDALSQQTAAIQQLSEHHGIPVASVHAPCLLFTQRVWGTEPWGKLERSAEMAHAVGAEVVVVHPPFRWQREYAAGFVDGIAALEESTGIAFAVENMYPWRASQKRGVEMYLPSRDPSDEPFAHATIDLSHAAIAGDDPVAMAERLGPRLCHVHLTDGTLSAKDEHLVPGRGTVGSAAFLKHLARTGFAGEIVVEINTRRCPGPEERAADLAESLEFARQHLRVAAP, encoded by the coding sequence GTGAACCGTATCGGCCTGTCCACCTCCTCGGTCTACCCCGAGTCCACGGCGCACGCCTTCGCCTACGCCGCGCAGGTGGGCTACGACACCGTCGAGGTGATGGTGGGCATCGACGCGCTCTCCCAGCAGACCGCGGCGATCCAGCAGCTGTCCGAGCACCACGGGATCCCCGTCGCCTCGGTCCACGCGCCGTGCCTGCTGTTCACCCAGCGGGTCTGGGGCACCGAGCCCTGGGGCAAGCTCGAGCGCTCCGCGGAGATGGCGCACGCGGTCGGCGCCGAGGTGGTCGTGGTGCACCCGCCGTTCCGGTGGCAGCGGGAGTACGCCGCGGGCTTCGTCGACGGCATCGCGGCGCTGGAGGAGTCCACGGGCATCGCCTTCGCGGTGGAGAACATGTATCCGTGGCGGGCCTCGCAGAAGCGCGGGGTGGAGATGTACCTGCCCTCGCGCGATCCCTCCGACGAGCCGTTCGCCCACGCGACCATCGACCTCTCCCACGCCGCGATCGCCGGCGACGACCCCGTCGCGATGGCCGAGCGGCTCGGTCCCCGGCTGTGCCACGTGCACCTGACCGACGGCACCTTGTCGGCGAAGGACGAGCACCTCGTGCCGGGCCGCGGCACGGTCGGCTCCGCGGCCTTCCTGAAGCACCTCGCGCGCACCGGCTTCGCCGGCGAGATCGTCGTCGAGATCAACACCCGGCGCTGCCCCGGCCCCGAGGAGCGCGCCGCCGACCTGGCGGAGTCCCTGGAGTTCGCCCGCCAGCACCTCCGCGTCGCCGCCCCCTGA
- the disA gene encoding DNA integrity scanning diadenylate cyclase DisA, which yields MEKGQRLVATDRSDDARMRETLAAIAPGTPMRDGLERILRGRTGALIVLGIDKTVESISTGGFQLDVPFTATGLRELAKMDGGIIVDKDITRISKAAVHLMPDHTIPSEETGTRHRTADRVARQTGYPVISVSQSMQIIAAYVGERRHVLEDSGQILSRANQALATLERYKLRLDEVSSTLSALEIEDLVTVRDVAVVAQRLEMVTRIAREIEDYVLELGSDGRLLALQLEELITGVDAERELVIRDYLPTGKRSKSPEELLSKIEALSATELVDPASTARVLGLGNGEHLDGAVAPRGYRLLAKVPRLPASVVDRLVDHFGTLQKLLSAGIDDLQAVEGVGELRARSVREGLSRLAESTILERYV from the coding sequence GTGGAGAAGGGACAACGCCTCGTGGCCACCGATCGCTCGGACGATGCCCGGATGCGCGAGACGCTCGCCGCCATCGCGCCCGGAACCCCGATGCGCGACGGCCTGGAGCGGATCCTGCGCGGCCGCACCGGCGCGCTGATCGTGCTCGGCATCGACAAGACCGTCGAGTCGATCTCGACCGGCGGGTTCCAGCTCGATGTCCCCTTCACCGCCACCGGGCTGCGCGAGCTGGCCAAGATGGACGGCGGCATCATCGTCGACAAGGACATCACCCGGATCAGCAAGGCCGCTGTCCACCTGATGCCCGACCACACCATCCCCTCCGAGGAGACCGGCACCCGGCACCGCACCGCGGACCGGGTCGCCCGCCAGACCGGATACCCCGTCATCTCGGTGTCACAGTCGATGCAGATCATCGCGGCGTACGTCGGCGAGCGCCGCCACGTGCTGGAGGACTCCGGGCAGATCCTGTCCCGCGCCAACCAGGCCCTCGCGACCCTCGAGCGCTACAAGCTGCGCCTCGACGAGGTGTCCAGCACCCTCTCCGCGCTGGAGATCGAGGACCTGGTGACCGTGCGCGACGTGGCGGTGGTCGCCCAGCGCCTGGAGATGGTCACCCGCATCGCGCGCGAGATCGAGGACTACGTGCTCGAGCTCGGCAGCGACGGCCGGCTGCTGGCGCTCCAGCTCGAGGAGCTCATCACCGGCGTCGACGCCGAGCGTGAGCTGGTCATCCGCGACTACCTGCCCACCGGCAAGCGCAGCAAGAGCCCCGAGGAGCTGCTCTCCAAGATCGAGGCGCTCTCGGCGACCGAGCTGGTCGACCCCGCCTCCACCGCCCGGGTGCTCGGCCTCGGCAACGGCGAGCACCTCGACGGCGCGGTCGCACCCCGCGGCTACCGGCTGCTGGCCAAGGTGCCGCGGCTTCCCGCCTCCGTCGTGGACCGGCTCGTCGACCACTTCGGCACCCTGCAGAAGCTGCTGTCCGCCGGCATCGACGACCTCCAGGCCGTCGAGGGTGTCGGCGAGCTGCGGGCGCGCAGCGTGCGCGAGGGCCTCTCCCGCCTCGCCGAGTCCACGATCCTCGAGCGCTACGTCTGA
- a CDS encoding class I SAM-dependent methyltransferase → MIEAAMRAVLGAGGWTGRTVLDVGCGTGFHLPRFAADAAAVIGVEPHPDLVALARRRTRRFPTVEVHQGTAQALPVPDASVDVVHARWAYFFGPGSEPGLRELDRVVRRGGAAFVIDNDPTRSTFGVWFRRGFPEVDPDAVERFWSTHGWDRTPLDIRWSFSSRADLEAVVRIELPPAAAEEALAGHDGTEVDYAVNLWSRRY, encoded by the coding sequence GTGATCGAGGCCGCCATGCGCGCCGTCCTCGGCGCCGGTGGCTGGACCGGGCGCACGGTCCTCGACGTCGGCTGCGGCACCGGGTTCCACCTGCCCCGGTTCGCCGCCGACGCCGCCGCGGTGATCGGGGTCGAGCCGCACCCCGACCTGGTGGCGCTGGCGCGCCGCCGTACCCGGCGGTTCCCCACGGTCGAGGTGCACCAGGGCACCGCGCAGGCACTGCCGGTCCCGGACGCCTCCGTCGACGTGGTCCACGCCCGCTGGGCCTACTTCTTCGGCCCCGGCAGCGAGCCCGGGCTGCGCGAGCTGGACCGGGTCGTACGCCGCGGCGGCGCGGCGTTCGTGATCGACAACGACCCGACCCGCTCGACCTTCGGTGTCTGGTTCCGCCGCGGCTTCCCCGAGGTGGACCCGGACGCCGTCGAGCGGTTCTGGTCGACCCACGGCTGGGACCGCACCCCGCTGGACATCCGTTGGTCGTTCTCCTCGCGGGCCGACCTCGAGGCGGTGGTGCGCATCGAGCTGCCCCCGGCCGCGGCCGAGGAGGCGCTCGCCGGGCACGACGGCACCGAGGTCGACTACGCCGTCAACCTCTGGTCGCGCCGGTACTGA
- a CDS encoding Ppx/GppA phosphatase family protein, translated as MRLGVLDIGSNTGHLLVVDAHGGAAPLPASSFKQPLRLAEHLVAADDASPGTPGTLVSAAGIDALAGFTAEAMRVAEDQGCEEILAFATSAVRDSTNADAVLEEVRARTGVAIEVLSGEDEARLTFLAVRRWFGWSAGRLAVFDIGGGSLEIAGGADEAPEVAWSLPIGAARLARAHFADPVTGAPGTPLEEDRVREVRKAVRAEIARDAGRLLRGGAPDRAVATSKTFRSLARICGAAASGEGPLVPRSLPLAELRPWIPKLAAMTIEELGQLPGVSPGRAHQVVPGALVAEACMDLFGLTALEICPWALREGVILERLDQLSVLDDA; from the coding sequence ATGCGCCTGGGCGTCCTCGACATCGGCTCCAACACCGGTCATCTCCTGGTCGTTGACGCGCACGGTGGTGCCGCCCCGTTGCCGGCCTCGTCGTTCAAGCAGCCGCTGCGCCTGGCCGAGCACCTCGTTGCCGCCGACGACGCGAGCCCCGGCACGCCGGGCACGCTGGTCTCCGCGGCCGGTATCGACGCGCTCGCCGGCTTCACCGCCGAGGCGATGCGGGTGGCCGAGGACCAGGGCTGCGAGGAGATCCTGGCCTTCGCGACCTCCGCGGTGCGCGACTCCACCAACGCCGATGCCGTGCTGGAGGAGGTCCGCGCCCGCACCGGCGTGGCCATCGAGGTGCTCTCCGGGGAGGACGAGGCCCGCCTGACCTTCCTCGCCGTACGCCGCTGGTTCGGGTGGTCGGCCGGCCGACTGGCCGTCTTCGACATCGGCGGCGGGTCGCTGGAGATCGCCGGCGGCGCCGACGAGGCGCCCGAGGTGGCCTGGTCGCTGCCGATCGGCGCGGCCCGGCTGGCACGCGCCCACTTCGCCGACCCGGTCACCGGCGCGCCTGGGACGCCGCTGGAGGAGGACCGGGTGCGCGAGGTCCGCAAGGCGGTGCGCGCGGAGATCGCCCGCGACGCCGGGCGGCTGCTGCGTGGGGGCGCCCCGGACCGTGCCGTCGCGACCTCCAAGACCTTCCGCTCGCTGGCCCGCATCTGCGGCGCGGCGGCCTCCGGCGAGGGTCCACTGGTCCCGCGCTCGCTCCCGCTCGCCGAGCTGCGACCGTGGATCCCCAAGCTGGCCGCCATGACGATCGAGGAGCTGGGCCAGCTGCCCGGTGTCTCTCCGGGCCGCGCCCACCAGGTCGTGCCCGGGGCGCTGGTCGCCGAGGCGTGCATGGACCTGTTCGGGCTGACCGCGCTGGAGATCTGTCCTTGGGCGCTGCGCGAGGGCGTGATCCTCGAACGCCTCGACCAGCTGAGCGTGCTGGACGACGCGTGA